The Ziziphus jujuba cultivar Dongzao chromosome 3, ASM3175591v1 region CATGAGCTAAGCCGAAAGAACTCTGTTGTATATTCATTCACTGTTCTAGTGCCTTGTTGACAACTATGATGTTGCTCATAAAGTATTTGATCATAGTCCTTAGGTAAGAAACGAGCCTTCAAGAGTTGTTTCATCCTATGCCAAGATCTAATGGGTTCCTTCCCTTCTTTCCTTCAATTAGCTTGTAATTGCTCCCACCAAGCAGAGGCACCTCCCTTGAGCTTATAAGCCACCAATTTGACCTATTGTGTCTTTGAGATATTCATGTAATCCAAGAAGGACTCAACATTGTGGATCCAATCCAAGAAACTTTCTATTTTAACTTGCCCATCAAACGTTGGttgatcaattttaattttataatctgTTTCTCGGTTCAAATTGTACCTGGGTGGTTGTGGTGGTCCTGGATGACCGAAATGGTGGTTTGGAAGGAAGTCTCTAGGTCGTCGGCGAGGATTGTCAAAAAGAGTGGCTTCAATATCATCATCGAAGTCAACATTTTGTAGAGGCAACTGAAAATGATGATAATTTGCTGGAGAGTGAGGTGGTGGTGGCAGATTTGTGACTAAGGGAAATTCTGGTCGCAGTGGTGGGTGTTGTGTGGTTGGAGTTTGGTGAGCCACTGGAGGGTGACGAGCTAACTCTCTATCCCTAGATCCAGCGATGGGTGGAGTCATGGATGGCGGTGTTGAATGTTGAAGCAAGGTTTGTTGAATTACCTTCGTCAGATTTTCGATCTGCTATTCAACACCCCGTATTGCTGTCAATACAGCTTTGGTATTTTGGTCTTCACAGGTGGTCCGACTACTTCCTTCTTCAGAATTAGCCATGGCATATTTCCCGGCGATCtcggagctctgataccaatttgatgtaggagctttcaattaaacaagaaaaatgaatttacCATTCACAAACAACCAGCAAAGGAAGCTGCTGGAAACTTAGTTTGGTCACCAAGCTATTTCATATGTtggagaagataaaaaaaaaaaattgtctaccCGAAAGGTGGCAaactattacatatataaacctAAAATGAAAATAGTGCATTTTAAACAATTCTTCTAGAAAGATCAAAATAGTGTTGTTGCTTAGTTACtgtgttgctgccgagctaTGTTGCTGCGGAGTTGCCGAGCTGCCGAGCTATATTGCCGAGCTGCTGAACTATGTTGCTGCCGAGTTGCCGAGCTATGTTGCCGAACTATGTTGCTGTTGTTCCTCCATCAAtatgtatatcaaattttgaagatTACTTGACGTCGTAAAATTATATTAGttgacaaattaatataatcaaaatattaattttgctaTCATTGGCATTTTAACTAGATGACATCGCCTAACATAGATAAGTAAAAAAGCTAAAATAATGACATGTATATTGGCAAATGACATCGCCTAACATAGATaagtaaaaaaactaaaacaatgaCATGTATATTGGCACATAAAATTGGCAAATAAAGTTGATGAGTCAAGTAAACGATATAATGATTTTGTAATAGTGTtatagaaacataaaaaaaataaaaataataaataaataaaaaagaagaagaagaagaagaagatgtggTTGTATCATCTATTTATACAAAGttcttttgttaaaattttgataagtgACAAATGGATGATTGGGATTTCAAAATAGCTAAATCAATTTTCCCCTGTTTAATGTTTTACTCTTTGTCTTTGCCACATAAAAATTCCTAAGATTAAAAATTTTTCCCCAGTTAAATGtttgatatttgtttttattttttccatgtaaaactttttctccatttatttatttttagttaaatGCTTGAATTTTTCCCTTAAAGAAAAAGTGTGAATTTGTTTCCAATTTTCGCTAAGTTAAAATTGctttgcatttaatttttttcccccaatttAGTTTTTGGATGATTTTATTTACACTACAAATTTTGATACTCACCTGcacttttaattactttttaatattttaaaaatatccttGGTTAAAACATCACAAATACCCTAAGTACATaaatggaataaaaataaattgtggCATATAGTACAATAGAGTTTTAGAAAGGGGGTGTGTGTTGGGGTGGGAACATAAATATGGAAACAATGAAGTGTACCAATCAAGAAGGAAAAATCGACAAAAATAATTAGCAAATCGTTCActttaatcttaaaaaataactatttagctttttttttttattgtttatttgcattttatgtaatttttttaatctagtttcttatttttgtttgatcttCATTCTATCTGTTTTTCCAATCCATTCTTTTCATCGTATATACTTTGAGGTTATTTGATATATGTacctcaaatggtttgatcatGTCCAAGttctatatataaaagaaaattattatttaaatgatttCTAATATTATCTGGTATATATAGCTTAGACGAGTTAAGCACATTTAGGTTATctatatttgacaaaaatatagGTTATATAATCTAAATTGAAATAACAAAATACATGAAATTGTCCGATATATATTAATTCGGACAAAATTATATCTATTCAGATTACGTATATAGGACTACCTAGTCATATTTAAATGTTATGTAATTTGAATGGAATGAAACCATCTGGTATATATAACCAGGATGAATATAATTCGTTCGGGTTAAATATACCAAATTATGCAGttatatataagttatataaTTTGGATGGAAGCACATTCGTCTGGATTAAAATAAGAAGAtgataaatttaaacaaaaaatgaaaaaaaaagagaaaaaaaataaatacattttgtaGATGATCTAATCTAAAAGAGATcgttgaagatgaagaacacaTAAACTAGTTAAACAGCTTTCTCCCACTTAAATTTATTGATGTTTTTGTAGTAAAATTggacggaaaaaaaaaagaaaaaggaaaaagaagaagcaggAAATTAACCAGTGGAGAACAAAGGAACAAGTTGATCAGTGAAAATTATTGTTCAAActgcataaaaaaagaaatattaataagaattgtTGAAGATGGAGGAGATTTGGGAATTAGAACTGCAGTGTAATGTATGgatttaatttaaaagataattaaaggTAATCAAATGTGGtgtttgtatttaattatttgggaTAAATTAGGTATAACTGATTAGtataaatagtaaaaacaaaaataaaaattagtttatgCAGAATATAGTGTGGATATTTAGATCGtcacatattaatattttattagttaatatattattataacataattatgaaaatgtgaattttgaagtaataaatgtaattaaatataagatAATCAAACATTAACATATGACATTTGatatatatcttcttttttttttttttttttaaattgacacTTGATACATATCTTGATATCTctaatattattcataaatattactaaccttagttttttttttttttttgaattttttccattcttaacacatcaaaataattttttttccaatttaatatatgattcttctattttgtttttcccaGTTAactgtttgaatttctttcctttttgaaaaaaataaatgtttgaaTTTTGTCCCATTTTTGCCATGTAAAAATTGCTgtccttttaaattttttccctaattggttttttttttttaaaaaaacattttttccaTTCTTACCACATCAAATTAATCTTTTCCCAATTTTGtatatgattcttctattttattttcccccaatttaatatttttccctaatacagtattattttttttttgaagagaatcattttattttttcaaatttaattttgctattttaaaatctcaattagCTATGTTTTGCTAGTtatcaataatttaatgaaaGGTGATCCCAAGACtgcatactattttttttttccaccaaaatatttgtcaaaaacatttaaaaaaccaCACTTGATGATATATTATTGgttgttatattaatataatttaaatatagataaaaataaatcaattaaatattactatatCAATAGTCACATcatttactaaataaatttgataaatattttaatttgttactttTAATAAAAGCAGATTTGGTATATGAAATACAATTAGGAATATAATAGCTATTCTATATATGTTTAACTGTTTCTTTGTCTGGTAAATtttcaatccaaaaaaaaaaaaatctattacaTAGGAATACATATTATCCTATTTCAAAGATTAAccattgcttttaaaaaaatcaaaatttatattctttcattttaaaggtaaatataattattatatttaacatatatttaaatttggatTGATTATTACatgttaaaaatacataaataatcatGAAACTTctcttttaattaatattaccaaattttattttttaaagaaaaattatttataaatattaaatatgaaatctaattcaatatattcaatataataactgaataaataaataagaataactattgatttttctttttttaattttgatgaatTGGTATTTCTATTTTATACTAAATAATCTTTTGTATTCCGAAtgtgctctaattttttttatttggtttgtttcttttgtttagctttcattattatttttcaaattaggaatttaaagttaatattatttaattaaaatttttaaaatcttttatgaatttaaaaatttaataaaatttttaaaaactctataaaaattttaaaatattcaatgtagatttttaaaaattttaaaaaaatctataaaataggAAAACGATATTTGAGTGTCACAATCGAAGAGTACTGCAAGCATGAAGTTTGGTTTGCACTTACGGAGACGGTTAATAAAccagaagaaataaataataaagattttgattaaattattattggtCTCTTGCTTATGCCAAcatcaacaacaaaataaaacttctCTTGGCAAGCTAAGGAAAGGAAACCTCAAACTCTCTCTAGACATTCTTTTTGTTCCTCAAACGATTTAAACAACCCAATCATCAATGTCGGAAGTTTCAAAACAGAGGTTCTACTTTCTTACTCCAATGCTTCATGTTGTTTGCTTTTAACATTTCATTTTCCCCTGTTTGATTTTCCGGCTTTTCTTTTagttgttaatttgttattatatacTTATGGTTGGTCTTCAGGTATGCAGTAGTAACAGGGGCAAATAAGGGGATTGGATTGGAAACTGTGAAGCAGTTGGCCTCCAATGGAATCACTGTGGTATTAACAGCCAGAAATGAAAAAAGGGGTCTTGAAGCTGTTGAGAAATTGAAAGATTTTGACCTCTCTGGTCAAGTGCTTTTTCATCAGCTTGATGTTACTGACCCTGCTAGTATTGCTTCGCTGGCGCATTTCATCAAGACCCAGTTTGGGAAACTTGATATCTtggtatatatgttttttttttttttttttccttcattggaCTTTTCTGTTTCTTGGATTTTATCTGTTCTTCGCACTCTATCATTGCATTTAATATctatgagaaagaaaaaagaaaataaaaaatcaaatttgattggtTTGTAATGTGTAAAAAAACCCCAGAACTGGTAATTTAGAGTCTATTATTGGGTATGTAAAGGCTACTTGTTCAATTATGCAACATTCTGGTTTGAGAGTTTTAATCCTAGGGCTAACATTTCTCTGTATTGGGGTTCTCTGTGATATCTGATATAAACCCACTTAATGCAACTTTAGAACTCCAAGAATCTGATATAATAAAACTAACATCTTTTGGAGTTTTGAAAACTGTAGGCTTGCTCTTTTACATGTCGTTTATGTCGCAAAATTGTTTTAAGTCTGTGTAGAGTTCTGAAATGTTAAAAGTTCCAAGCAAGATGATGCATTGAACTTGTCTAGTTTACCTATTTGGTTTCTGAACAGTAATGGTGATTGCTACAAATACGACAGCGGTTGGAAACATAACTATGGTTCTCTTATTGTCACGTTATTGTTAGATAAATGATATCTTCTGAGTTTCTATGTTTTTGTTAATATGATAAAACAAAATGATGAAATGCTGGTGGAACTCTGAACAGGTGAGCAATGCAGGGGTTGGTGGAGTGGAAGTAGATGTTGATGCATTTGTAGCATTATCCAAAGAAAATGCTGGAGTGAGTTTTTGACGATCGATTTATGCTTTAAACTTGTgattaacatcataaatttttttttttttttttcaagtttgctATCAAGAGCTAGTAACTTGAAGGCTGCAAATTTAaaggatgtattcaatttagaatttgaaagattttaaaaatgtttaaaagtttggaggtattcgatttagattttaaaagagtgTATACAAGttcaatgatattcaattcagattttaatggattttataaaaatccattaaaatcgaAATATATTCGAATTAGAATtttgtagaattcttttaaagttgaatgatattcaaaaaatcattgattttaaaagattttataaaatgatggattttaatggatttgaaaatattttaacagtgaaattgcaaagaaaattgtcaatatgaaatccaaccttaatttcaaagattttgttgaattctgataaattttgatgaaatctATGAAATTCTATTACaatctatcaaattttttaaaatctgaatttttttgtttagttctattttccttttttgggcCAAGAGAATGGTTTCTTGGAAATTGAATACCATGCTAGGCATTTTAGGTTTGGGGTTATAACTAATGGCCTCGCCATAAAATGAGATTCATCCGATGGTTTATAACATCAAAATGGATTAGAACTCCCAAAAACTGTTTAAGTTTAATATACGTTTAATCAAGTATAAGCATCAATTCATGGTCGGATAAGAAAATTGGAAGGCTTTGATAGTTTATCAAAAAGGTATGTCAAATTCCTTTGTACATGTGTATATTCTCCATACTGTAATAACCTATAATCCTCTTGCTATCCAGGAGGCTCAATGGAGTAAAACAATTACTGAAACTTATGAGTTGGCAGAAGAATGCTtgcaaataaattattatggtGCAAAAAGGACAGCTGAAGCACTTATTCCTCTCCTCCAGTTTTCTGATTCTCCAAGAATTGTTTATGTTTCCTCTTCCATGGGCCAATTGCAGGTATATATGAGAATTACTTagcatttattaaataaattatcagtATGCCATTAACCTACTTATGCTTGAATGAATTGGATTTGAACTTTAAACCTTGAGTTGGGAATAAAGCAGATGATCTATTAAAATGTTACTGTTTCCCAGTCCTTTCAATGGTTTCCCAATTTAAATGTTATCGTACTATTATAAATTCTTTAAATGTACGCATCATTTTAATCCCCTGGACTAATCCATTTTGCTCTTTGCATTCCAAACTATAGAAACTGTTAACCAAACTATAGAAACTGTTAATACTGCCCCCATGAACTGTTGTTTATTTGTCACATTAGTCCCTGCTATGCAACTTTGTCTCATGAAgttcacaaatttttttctttggtagCACTGCTTCATATTTGTGTaattaattttctcaaattcaTCTGCTAAAATGTATGATTGGGTCGATGTGACATGGAAATAATGGTTCAACGGGGTAATGCCATAGTTTTCGTAGTTTTTAGAGCAAACTGTGTAAAAAATGCATGGGGACAAAGTGTTGTACAAAATACTCTATAAAATTGAAGATATATTTGGAACGATAAGTGTAGGAGctgatttagttttattttcctctcattttttgttgttttggccAGCACATAAAAAATGATGAGTTAAAAGGAGTATTTAGTGATGTTGAAAGCCTTACAGAGGAGATATTAGATGAACTTTTGGCCGAGTTTCTAAAAGATTTCAAGGAGGGTTCACTAGAAGGCAAAAAATGGCCAACTTTTATGTCTGCCTATAGACTCTCAAAAGCAGCCATGAATGCCTATACAAGGATTTTGGCAAACAAGTATCCCAGCTTCCTAGTCAACTGTGTCTGCCCTGGCTATGTTAAAACCGACATAAACTTCAATGCCGGAATCTTGCCCGTAGAAGAAGGCGCTGCGAGTCCTGTGAAGTTAGCCTTGCTGCCAAATGATGGTCCTTCTGGCCTCTTCTTTCTTCGGACAGAAGTGGCATCATTTTGATATTTGGAGTCCTTTCTTAGACACATTATGTTGTTTGTGGAAGAGGGACTTTCTGATGTTGTTTTAGGCAGTATTATGAATTCACTATAGAATAAAGCattcacaaactttattatTACTGCAGCACTGCAGCAACCCAACGACAAGTCGTCTGGCTTTTTATATGTATTGTGATTGGTTTCGTATTATTTGTATGTTGGGAACCACAAAGCATTAATCATggattttttgtaatttaattggGTTGAGCTCTggtttttagaaaagaaaaacgaaaaacaaacaaacgagaaaaagaaaatggttaTATCTCTATAACGATTACTTTTAATTGGGTTGAGCTCTGGTCTTTAAAGATCAATGGCAACATGACAATACCAAAAAAACTAGagaaattatagaaaaagagttttaaaagtttttgcACCAAGTACTCATAGGATGTTGAGTACgtacttataaattttaaaaaatgaaactttcACATAAATTTTGCTAGAATTTCCATTTTTCAAAGGGTGGATAGGTATTTTAGTTTCAAAtgaaaatggataaaattttcaaaattttcactaatatttttacaaaatttttatcaaaatttcatcaaatatccatatcaatccatctataattttgttaaaaaatctataatttttatgaaaatttttaaaacttttatgaaaatttctatttaatttatttatgtaaaattaatttatcaaaaaattaataaatattattgatgtttaactGTCTACCtgtctataaatattataaagttgatacatattataatatagataaaaatataaatatgcttgtgaagtaaataataaatattatattataaatattatgaagTAGATAAATGTTATAAAgatgcataaaaaatatattttttgtaaatgtAGCTAAATGAATTGATAAAACATTTATCAAATGTCATCAACTAATAATTGGTAGATACTATCTCCAACTCAATCATTgatgaataaaaattttttatacaGTCAACCAATATTATATAGTGATTATTAACATAGATAAAGATGTTTCATACAAGATCCATATATTGACATACTAacaattatatgtaaaattatcaaggaaatacaacttttaataattacttttcatattttggattttaaaatgaaaatgaagaaaatatcaaaaattttcaacaatctaaaaaaattatatggtattgaaataacattttatgacatataatataattctagtaattattttgtatatcttaattaataaatatttttatcaaatatatattttttgcattttttttattgattatgatatatttataatca contains the following coding sequences:
- the LOC132803234 gene encoding (+)-neomenthol dehydrogenase-like → MSEVSKQRYAVVTGANKGIGLETVKQLASNGITVVLTARNEKRGLEAVEKLKDFDLSGQVLFHQLDVTDPASIASLAHFIKTQFGKLDILVSNAGVGGVEVDVDAFVALSKENAGEAQWSKTITETYELAEECLQINYYGAKRTAEALIPLLQFSDSPRIVYVSSSMGQLQHIKNDELKGVFSDVESLTEEILDELLAEFLKDFKEGSLEGKKWPTFMSAYRLSKAAMNAYTRILANKYPSFLVNCVCPGYVKTDINFNAGILPVEEGAASPVKLALLPNDGPSGLFFLRTEVASF